From Lycium ferocissimum isolate CSIRO_LF1 unplaced genomic scaffold, AGI_CSIRO_Lferr_CH_V1 ctg10005, whole genome shotgun sequence:
TTGCTTTATTCACTATATGCTTATTTGTTTTAATGTTTTATTGTCTAACATAGGACAAGACTCTAGTTAAATACAAATGATTTTTATTAGATAAGCAGTCTAGTAAAATGCAATCTTTACATCCTTGCTCAGATAATTCGTTAATTGGTATAGGTTCAAGACACTAACAGCCTAAACAAGAGGTCGTCGCTTAGTTAATTAATCAAATGGTTTAATTAGTTAAGGATTCAACTTGGGCACTCATAATAATTTAACCCAACTTTGCTTGTGTTTTTTCGTTATTTATGTGGGTGTTAAATCTAGTCTATGTTTAGTATCTAATCGATTCTCCCAGCAATGCCTTAGATTACAACCTTTTAAAACTAAGGCTAAATTGGTTCAGTGCAATGAGACCTCTTAAATAGTTATGCCAACTTATTTATGTTGCTAATTAGGTAAGTCAACAATTAATTAGCTAACCTTTCGGGGATAGTTACATTTACGCTCGATCGTTAGGCATTTAAGATATAGAATCATTCATTTAGCACAAACTCTTAGTGGTCTCAATCTTTAATTTTGGCAAAATCCTCAAATAAGCTATGGATTTTTCGACAAGTAATCCTCTCTATGCCATACATACTTAGTTTAGTTCTACTGGTTGAATAACATTTTTTTGAGGTCTTAGTTTATTTCTTGTCATTAGATAGTGTTTACACATTTTTGTTTTCTGACTTAAGTCAAATCTCTTGTTGAAGTACTCCTGAaagaagacaaatatataattgtTATGTTATAATTTAAAGTAATTTGCTTTCACTCTTCAATATTAGTCAAATGGGTTTGGCATCTTTTTGAATCATGGAGATAAGATTGGAAGTTTTCCTTTGCTTTGAGAAAATTGTTTGGTTGCTTACCAATTTTAAAGCATGTATTATGAATTATTTGTTGTCCTGCTCACTTTGTTCACCTtaagaaaagggagaaaaaagagTTTAGAGTATTTTTTTACATTTGAAGTGTGCTACAAAGGACATTTATAAAAAGGGAAGCTTTTTATGAACCTGAATAACTTTTGTTGCAGCAATGGATTTAGACTAGTTGTAGTTTGCTACTGGCCACTATTCTTTTGTGAGCTGGTATAGTACTTTCCAATCTTGAGAAGGAAATGATTTCTCCAAAAGAGTTGTATCTTCTATATTATATCAGACACAAGTAGGATGATGTGTTACTGTTTAGCTGCTACCTTGACATGCCTAAGATATTTTAAAACACTTGCTAGGTCTATCTTTTATGTCATCGCTCTTGCATTGGATTATAAATATGCACATAATAAATGTTGTACTTTTATTTGGTGTCACTGGGCCAAACTATCTAGTAAGCTGCAATTTTCGCATTGATTAGAATAGTGATGTAAAAATGTTTTACAACTTACAATTGGTTTGCTATTGGGTACTATTCCTTAGTGAGCTGGTATAGTACTTTGCAATCTTGAGAAGGAAATGGCTTCGAAAAGAGTTGTATCTTCTATATTATATCAGATACAAGTAGGATCATGTGTTACTGTTCAGCTGCTACCTTAACAAGCCTAAGATAGTTTAAAACACTtgctatgtctatcttttatgtCATCGCTCTTGcatttaattataaataagcACATAATAAATTTTGCACTTTTACTTGGTGTCAGTGGGTCTAACTATTTAGTAAGTTGCAACTTTcgcattaattataaaaataatgttaaaaTGTTTTACAACTTATGATTGGTTTCTACCTGATTACAGGTTGAACGCAAAAGGGTGCAGAGAAGTGTGGTCTGTGGTAGCATTCCTTTGCAGATGGGTAATATGTTTTTATGAGTAGCAGTAGTAGCTAAAACCAAtccttttttttgtgttctgttttgtgaatttttttctctaacaaatgtttctttattttgtatCTTGGTGGAGGGAACAAATTGATCGAGTCTGCAACACCAGTTGGACCCAATGGTACTTTTCTCCTTGCTTGATCTGAGAATGCACCTTAATGTTATAATTATTGAAGTTCCTTTAGAAAGATTGGTTCTATTGCTTCTGCTCTTTTCTGTGATTTCTTTATCCTCTTGCTGGGTGTTTTGGAATATGATGCACATGAATGCATCTGTTGTACGAtctctttaaaaatacgaattaTTTATGCCATTGCCTTTGCAagataacacacatatataagtaAATTGAAAACTTTGTGACAGTTAGTACATTGAAGAATACATGGTTAGACTCAAAGTTTAGAATTTGTGCAACTATTGGCTTAGCGCTATGTTGAATTATGAGAAATTTTGCAGTTGGTGTTTGTTTATAGTGTAAACTGCAAAGGGACTACAGAATttgtttaaatttataaaaatggaATAGTTGTTGCTGAATAGGAAGGGCTACTTTGATTAAGGTTTTGCCTCTCGTTTTTATTAGAGCATATGACTTCAGTGGTGGAGCTAATttgtttaaatttataaaaatggaATGGTTGTTGCTGAATAGGAAGGGCTACTTTCATTAAGGTTTTACCTCTCTTTTTTATTAAAGCATATGACTTCAGTGGCGGAGCTAGCATACTAAATTGGGGATATAGCTTGCTGCCGACTAGTTTACCACTGTACTGTGGATGGCCAGTTCTTGTTGCTGCAGCCATTGCTCTTCTTATATCAAGAACTAGTATGAAATCTTTTTTACTtactcagattaggatagaaggctaggttgcttatcctttcaccatagtagttgtagttttgctcattcgtttattgccatttgatttctgcttatatttgttgggcctttgta
This genomic window contains:
- the LOC132041370 gene encoding uncharacterized protein LOC132041370 isoform X2, with product MLKCFTTYDWFLPDYRLNAKGCREVWSVVAFLCRWEQIDRVCNTSWTQCGGASILNWGYSLLPTSLPLYCGWPVLVAAAIALLISRTTEGLSETAALPFKVGVRSAYTLPSPDPTWWDSTGLLVVVAREVIQYGVLKFRFWKIPI
- the LOC132041370 gene encoding uncharacterized protein LOC132041370 isoform X1, which translates into the protein MLKCFTTYDWFLPDYRLNAKGCREVWSVVAFLCRWEQIDRVCNTSWTQCGGASILNWGYSLLPTSLPLYCGWPVLVAAAIALLISRTTEGLSETAALPFKVGVRSAYTLPSPDPTWWDSTGLLVVVAREVSLSSTKISAIDHVNKL